GTTTGTCTATTTTATGCATGTTAAAATCCAGCAACTAGGTGGCAACTTTTCTTAGTGGGATGTCAAATTTTTTAGACCAAACCattctaaaatttaactttaaaaaatataaaaaatgccAATAATACAAGAGAAGAGAGTCATGGTTAAGCTTTTCATTTGACACTCCAGTGTGATTAGAATTCAAACCTTATTAACATAGTCCCCTCTCTCAATTTATAGTGTACCAAAAAAGGCAAGATTTTTTGGACTAAAATTGCAAGGAAAAAAGTCCAATAGTTCTAACAAATGACAATAGCTTAATAATATAGCCATACTcttaaaatatactaaattaaaaaaaaagtaaaaatttgacAATCGGAATTTATTTACGTAAGAAATTTAAGGCCCAAAAAGAAAGGAGGACGAACGCAACGTAGCCCATATCATTATTATTCTAGGAAATTTGAAGTTGCAACTGTTTAATGTTTATGCCATTATTTTGTTGGATTAATGACGCAAGTACGAGATTGTTCTCGATACTAGGGAAAATAAGCATCAAAATCAGgcaagtttttttcttttaaaaatatatccaGACAATAACATTCGGCAAATATTAAATGAACCAATCGAACATACCACTAATTGAAAGCAATGGATACGGCTACAGAAGCTCATGCAATGAATGAAAGATAGATTGTCTCCTGATCAAATAACagcaaaatataatcattagATTCcactaaaatctaaaaataagaGAGCTGCTTCATTGTTTTACTTCACCAGCTTCATTGGTAAATCCAcccaacaaaaataagaagatcaaATTGCCGTCGAGCCTCCATAGTCCATAGATCCCTGCAAGTTTTAACCGATGAAAATCGATAACGCCCCTTTTTGTCTGTTTTATCTCAGAACTGCCAATCCTGAAGCAAAATGTGGAGGATTTTCTTTAATCACAAAAAACTAACCTATGCGTTATGAAGTCAGTCCGATACTCCTATGATGATGTAATGCCGTAACATGattctaataaaaaaaaccatcaGAGGAAAGGGCAAAAGCAACTGCTTAGGAATGTCTAGTATCAAATCATTAAAGGAAAGGTATGCCTTAAGCAAAATGAGGTAAGTGCCTCAACCCCTATAAATTCTGCTACAAGCATGATGACGGATGTTATCTGTAAGCACGCAAATCTGAAAACTGGAGCTAACAGAACAAGGTCAAAAAGATGACCAAATAGCAGTGAACCTACGTAAAAACTGCCATGTATTTTACACCAGTTTGAACCATAAGAGACCATAAATATCAACATTCCGTATAACCATAAGCATGAAGCTTAAGCTTCATATTACAACTCATCTAGCCTGATAGTTTTCACAAAACTGCAGGGTACTACGAAATAAAGTCAAACTGTTTTAGAACTCGTGGCTTACATCCATAGAAAATGTTCAAAAGGCCATGAGTTCAGAACAAGCCAAGGGAGTCCCATTTATACAAAACATTTTAGCTTATCTTACATAATCCTAACAGAAAGTTTAGGTTAAACTCCTTAGGAGATTTCCTGGCATGCAAGCTAAGATGATAAACATACTTAGAATCATACCAACTATTGATAAGCCACATAAACtgtaaaggaaaaaagaaattaaatatgaaaagatttCATGAGAAAATTCCTAACACTGCCATGGTGATGGTTATcagtttaatatattaaaaacatcatTGTTAGGAATTCCCTTAGTAAAGGGCACAAAACTGTACAAATACATAAGCACTCTGCCTCTCAAGATTTTCCGTATTTCTCGATATATCCCTGCAAAACAGGGGTGGGGAAATCTCAGTTtgataaatgaattatattaaaaagtagACTAGTAAATAATAGTAAACCTAACTGATGGAGAAAACAATATCCACACTTAAAAAATCTAATCTTTGTTTAGAGGGAATATCAGGGTTGGTAGAAGTAATATCACACCTATTCTAGATCATGCTAGTATATACCATACCAACTCTCAAATCAAAGACGCTCACCTGAACAAGCCTTGCTATTTTTGATTGGGATGCTGAAAGATACTGCTTAACTGATTCAAAGGTAAGTGGAATTTGATGAGGTTGCACGGTGCCAATAACCTTGTTAACTGCTTTTTTGACTATTCTATTATGGGCATCTTTACTGAGATGACCCTCACGCCAAGTTGGTTTCAAAAGTTCTTTAATTAAATCTACAAGAGCAGCATGGAAATGCCTCATTGCTTTAGATTCTTTGAGTGCCTCCCCATCTGCCTTATGCTCAATAtctatttcattcttttctctAACTCTATCTACTTTCAAGTCCTTTTTGCATCTAAACCCATCCCTTCGATGTCTAGCATCACGATCAGTATCAGCTTTGCTCGTCTTTGAAATGTCTTTGACATGAGAAGCAACCGATGAAATCTCTTCTTTAACCAGCGTTCCATTTTGCATGTCAGCAGCAGAGGTCCAATCATTTGCATCAGTTGTTGAATCTTTCCCAGAAGTGTAGCAATTGTTATTGACCAAATTTTCAACATATCTACCATGGCAAGATGCAGTTATTTTATCAGCATTACATGCAGGGACCAGTGGCCCTGCTGATGTAGAATCATCATATGTTGGTGGATATGCTACATCCAGGAGGGATGGACCTTGActagagaaagaaaatttaagagACCTCTCCCCTACATTGGACAAATCAATGCTATCACGAAGAGGATCATACTCGCGTCGAGGGGATGATGGGCcaaaagtgataaaaaaggATGGTCGAAAAGGTACTGATGGTTCCCAATCTTCTGaagaaatttttattctatattcgGCGAAGTGCAATGGATCCTTAGCAATATCAGTTGCAGGAAAGTTTTCTGGTTCAAAACTAGATAAGGAGGAAAAGCCTCGCAGCAAAGAAGATGGACGGGAAGTATGGTGTTCTCTATCATTCTTCAACATCTTTTGAGCATCAACAGAGCATGCGCTTGAAGAAGAACTAAAAGGTAATGATGCTAGCCATGTTGAGACACGATATTTTTGGTTCTCTTTATATGTATTGCCCAGATATGTATCCGAGCCACTTAAATAAGGTATATGCTTAGGAAGAAAACCATTCCCGAAGGTAGAACTACCTCTATCACTCAGCAGACCAGGCTTGACATAATTGTCCGCAGGTAAACTCTTACCTATACTGGTTTGTCTTACATCCTTAGATGGCTCGGAATCATCTGTAGATGCTTGAAACTGTTGAGAGCCAAGGGAAGTTCCAATAGATTTATCCTTACTCTGGATTAAAGGAGATAatgttgtcctatttctagCTGATGAAGGCAATCTGTCAGAAGAACCGGGTGAAGGTGGCCTTGATTTTTCAGCAGTATTTTGAATACCTGATGCATAAAGTTCTTGTAAGATAT
This sequence is a window from Gossypium raimondii isolate GPD5lz chromosome 5, ASM2569854v1, whole genome shotgun sequence. Protein-coding genes within it:
- the LOC105768872 gene encoding protein FRIGIDA-ESSENTIAL 1 isoform X1, whose protein sequence is MPLSTPAAVPRADKDDERRTASTTRPEFNSSDMEIDDDDEEERGEELQVSSKRNDGSNIMESKGHVGHSGSDPLSAPGRSEMRIPSKTLYVGESSASFNLCSLPDEPWATQREDLCKNYDGSKYPISGKRPANEKAIQEYGVNGQDARVIFERKAHEDHHEQHTSSTVNEIMYEATNLISVDGKEIAINDVISILGRYHSGVGVSSHLGFEQKSKQMGMQTEDNKRSMKSRSSAPQTSTGSLYPGAEFNSENKRPALICDFFARGWCVKGSSCKFIHIKDSGSNPSQQSEEDAAEADEKIAVQLDEGIQNTAEKSRPPSPGSSDRLPSSARNRTTLSPLIQSKDKSIGTSLGSQQFQASTDDSEPSKDVRQTSIGKSLPADNYVKPGLLSDRGSSTFGNGFLPKHIPYLSGSDTYLGNTYKENQKYRVSTWLASLPFSSSSSACSVDAQKMLKNDREHHTSRPSSLLRGFSSLSSFEPENFPATDIAKDPLHFAEYRIKISSEDWEPSVPFRPSFFITFGPSSPRREYDPLRDSIDLSNVGERSLKFSFSSQGPSLLDVAYPPTYDDSTSAGPLVPACNADKITASCHGRYVENLVNNNCYTSGKDSTTDANDWTSAADMQNGTLVKEEISSVASHVKDISKTSKADTDRDARHRRDGFRCKKDLKVDRVREKNEIDIEHKADGEALKESKAMRHFHAALVDLIKELLKPTWREGHLSKDAHNRIVKKAVNKVIGTVQPHQIPLTFESVKQYLSASQSKIARLVQGYIEKYGKS
- the LOC105768872 gene encoding protein FRIGIDA-ESSENTIAL 1 isoform X2; this translates as MPLSTPAAVPRADKDDERRTASTTRPEFNSSDMEIDDDDEEERGEELQVSSKRNDGSNIMESKGHVGHSGSDPLSAPGRSEMRIPSKTLYVGESSASFNLCSLPDEPWATQREDLCKNYDGSKYPISGKRPANEKAIQEYGVNGQDARVIFERKAHEDHHEQHTSSTVNEIMYEATNLISVDGKEIAINDVISILGRYHSGVGVSSHLGFEQKSKQMGMQTEDNKRSMKSRSSAPQTSTGSLYPGAEFNSENKRPALICDFFARGWCVKGSSCKFIHIKDSGSNPSQQSEEDAAEADEKIAVQLDEGIQNTAEKSRPPSPGSSDRLPSSARNRTTLSPLIQSKDKSIGTSLGSQQFQASTDDSEPSKDVRQTSIGKSLPADNYVKPGLLSDRGSSTFGNGFLPKHIPYLSGSDTYLGNTYKENQKYRVSTWLASLPFSSSSSACSVDAQKMLKNDREHHTSRPSSLLRGFSSLSSFEPENFPATDIAKDPLHFAEYRIKISSEDWEPSVPFRPSFFITFGPSSPRREYDPLRDSIDLSNVGERSLKFSFSSQGPSLLDVAYPPTYDDSTSAGPLVPACNADKITASCHGRYVENLVNNNCYTSGKDSTTDANDWTSAADMQNGTLVKEEISSVASHVKDISKTSKADTDRDARHRRDGFRCKKDLKVDRVREKNEIDIEHKADGEALKESKAMRHFHAALVDLIKELLKPTWREGHLSKDAHNRIVKKAVNKVIGTVQPHQIPLTFESVKQYLSASQSKIARLVQDWQF
- the LOC105768872 gene encoding protein FRIGIDA-ESSENTIAL 1 isoform X3: MESKGHVGHSGSDPLSAPGRSEMRIPSKTLYVGESSASFNLCSLPDEPWATQREDLCKNYDGSKYPISGKRPANEKAIQEYGVNGQDARVIFERKAHEDHHEQHTSSTVNEIMYEATNLISVDGKEIAINDVISILGRYHSGVGVSSHLGFEQKSKQMGMQTEDNKRSMKSRSSAPQTSTGSLYPGAEFNSENKRPALICDFFARGWCVKGSSCKFIHIKDSGSNPSQQSEEDAAEADEKIAVQLDEGIQNTAEKSRPPSPGSSDRLPSSARNRTTLSPLIQSKDKSIGTSLGSQQFQASTDDSEPSKDVRQTSIGKSLPADNYVKPGLLSDRGSSTFGNGFLPKHIPYLSGSDTYLGNTYKENQKYRVSTWLASLPFSSSSSACSVDAQKMLKNDREHHTSRPSSLLRGFSSLSSFEPENFPATDIAKDPLHFAEYRIKISSEDWEPSVPFRPSFFITFGPSSPRREYDPLRDSIDLSNVGERSLKFSFSSQGPSLLDVAYPPTYDDSTSAGPLVPACNADKITASCHGRYVENLVNNNCYTSGKDSTTDANDWTSAADMQNGTLVKEEISSVASHVKDISKTSKADTDRDARHRRDGFRCKKDLKVDRVREKNEIDIEHKADGEALKESKAMRHFHAALVDLIKELLKPTWREGHLSKDAHNRIVKKAVNKVIGTVQPHQIPLTFESVKQYLSASQSKIARLVQGYIEKYGKS